The Flavobacterium piscisymbiosum genome includes a region encoding these proteins:
- a CDS encoding pirin family protein, translating to MSNISLIIEERAANIGNFMVGRLLPFREKRAVGPFVFIDHMGPAHLSDHENMDVPPHPHIGLSTLTFLFEGSIMHRDSLGTELEIKPGAVNWMTAGKGIVHSERTPEYLRHSDKMLHGLQIWVALPKELEQMEPNFTHVEADDIPAWEEDGVSYKLIAGEAFGKKSPVPVYSPLYFIEIKSTQAKKINIGNHLFGESGLYILEGSIKSGEHIYDPKQILITNDSTLCEFELAENSTVYIFGGTPFPEEHFIFWNFVSSDKNLLEKAKKDWTEQTFPKVPGETEFVPLPEPRIK from the coding sequence ATGTCAAATATCAGTTTAATTATCGAAGAACGTGCTGCCAATATTGGCAACTTTATGGTAGGCAGATTATTGCCTTTCCGTGAAAAAAGAGCTGTTGGACCATTTGTCTTTATCGATCATATGGGACCTGCACATTTAAGTGATCATGAAAATATGGATGTTCCGCCACATCCCCATATCGGACTTTCGACTCTTACTTTTTTGTTCGAAGGAAGCATTATGCACCGCGATAGTTTAGGAACCGAACTAGAAATAAAACCCGGCGCCGTAAACTGGATGACGGCCGGAAAAGGAATCGTACATTCTGAAAGAACGCCTGAATATTTAAGACATTCTGACAAAATGCTTCACGGATTGCAAATTTGGGTGGCTTTACCAAAAGAATTAGAGCAAATGGAGCCGAATTTCACACATGTTGAAGCAGATGATATTCCGGCTTGGGAAGAAGATGGTGTTTCATACAAATTGATTGCCGGAGAAGCGTTTGGAAAAAAATCCCCTGTTCCTGTTTATAGTCCGTTATATTTTATTGAGATTAAAAGTACTCAGGCTAAAAAAATAAATATCGGAAATCATTTATTTGGCGAAAGCGGTTTATATATTCTGGAAGGAAGCATCAAAAGTGGCGAACATATTTATGATCCTAAACAAATTCTTATTACAAACGACAGCACTTTATGCGAGTTTGAATTAGCCGAAAACTCTACGGTATACATTTTTGGAGGAACTCCGTTTCCTGAAGAACATTTTATCTTTTGGAATTTCGTTTCATCAGACAAAAACTTACTCGAAAAAG
- a CDS encoding DNA alkylation repair protein → MGLIKDIYSVTFYEKFGQAVAEVHPAFDKQKFIDTIYEGDFAQKEWKERMKHTTVVLHQFMPQNFPEAVVLIDKIIESLKKNNFTDGNLAFIFFADYIEMYGLDDFKTSAKAFVSITQFISCEFAVRPFILKYKEQMIDEMTKWSLHENHHVRRLSSEGSRPRLPWAMAIPFLKKDPTSILPILENLKNDPSEYVRRSVANNLNDIAKDNPQIVLEIANKWKNHSKETDGIIKHGARTLLKQGHPEILSHYGLESANIKLSDFEIKTPVVKIGDYLQFQFHLNNKNNEAKTVRLEYAVHYKKSKGHLAKKVFKISEKTYQPNQLIKVDRNQSFKIITTRVFHTGMHQLSIIINGNESEALEFELTD, encoded by the coding sequence ATGGGCTTAATTAAAGATATTTACTCGGTTACTTTTTACGAAAAATTTGGTCAGGCTGTGGCCGAAGTACATCCTGCTTTCGATAAACAAAAATTTATTGATACGATTTACGAAGGCGATTTTGCTCAAAAAGAATGGAAAGAACGCATGAAACACACCACGGTTGTGCTGCATCAATTTATGCCGCAAAATTTTCCTGAAGCTGTTGTTTTAATTGATAAAATCATCGAAAGCCTGAAGAAAAATAATTTTACAGATGGTAATCTGGCTTTTATTTTCTTTGCTGATTATATCGAAATGTATGGCCTAGACGATTTTAAAACTTCGGCGAAAGCCTTTGTTTCGATCACTCAATTTATCAGTTGCGAGTTTGCGGTTCGCCCTTTTATTTTAAAGTATAAAGAACAAATGATTGATGAAATGACAAAATGGTCTTTGCATGAAAATCATCACGTACGCAGATTATCAAGCGAAGGAAGCCGACCAAGATTACCCTGGGCAATGGCGATTCCGTTCCTAAAAAAAGATCCAACTTCTATCCTGCCAATTCTGGAAAACCTGAAAAATGATCCATCAGAATATGTTCGCAGAAGCGTTGCCAATAACCTGAATGATATTGCAAAAGATAATCCGCAGATTGTATTAGAAATTGCCAATAAATGGAAAAATCACAGTAAAGAAACAGACGGAATCATCAAACATGGTGCTCGTACTTTACTAAAACAAGGACATCCTGAAATACTAAGTCATTATGGTTTAGAAAGCGCCAATATTAAACTTTCTGATTTTGAAATTAAAACTCCTGTTGTAAAGATTGGAGATTATTTGCAGTTTCAATTTCATTTAAATAATAAAAACAACGAAGCTAAAACTGTTCGTTTAGAATATGCCGTTCATTACAAAAAATCAAAAGGACATTTGGCAAAAAAAGTCTTTAAAATCAGTGAGAAAACCTATCAGCCTAATCAATTAATTAAGGTTGATAGAAATCAATCATTCAAAATTATTACTACTCGTGTTTTTCATACCGGAATGCATCAATTATCTATTATCATTAATGGAAATGAAAGTGAAGCACTGGAATTTGAACTTACGGATTAA